Proteins encoded together in one Salmo trutta chromosome 3, fSalTru1.1, whole genome shotgun sequence window:
- the LOC115178881 gene encoding leucine-rich repeat and immunoglobulin-like domain-containing nogo receptor-interacting protein 1 has protein sequence MFVESVVRWGAFSILLQCGLLGVSAGDFPWPCPARCVCRLETLEANCSDKQLTSVSQGFASGTQRINLSRNKLKTLGRRQFFGMTQLEDLDISDNVIAMIDVEAFQGLQNLKTLCIRGNRLKIISVGVFSGLPSLRFLDLSENEILVFLDYTFRELVSLHQLEAGENDLVFISQRAFTGLQNLQELNLDRSNLTSIPTEALSQLQSLTRLRMFRLTISALPNNAFRRLHRLRSLIISHWPLLDTLASNSLIGLNLTSLVISSCNLSAVPYQVLRHLVYLGYLDLSYNPITAIQGNLLGDLLRLQELHLAGGNLLRIEPGAFRGLAYFRLLNVTSNQLSTLEESAFHSVGNLQVLRLDGNPLACDCRLLWVVRRRQRLNFDGRQPTCSTPDMVREREFRDFSEKELPRLFTCRQARIVDRRSQEVRVEEGTTVLFSCKADGDPMPSFTWLSAQRIPLSTTGRIRVLSNGTLEVRYAQVQDSGTYRCTAGNAAGNDSLYVSLYVKGFPRNRTMPFFTDEGWIESSHAPTANSSAQVANQYPFDAKTLIIATTMGFLSFFSSVAICFVFMFFWSQSKGQIKHTATIDYVPRTSMGVGGGGGGGGDAGKFTMKLI, from the coding sequence ATGTTTGTGGAGTCTGTTGTCCGATGGGGGGCATTTAGCATCTTGCTCCAGTGTGGATTATTGGGTGTGTCAGCAGGGGACTTCCCCTGGCCTTGCCCTGCCAGGTGTGTGTGTCGGCTTGAGACTTTAGAAGCGAACTGCTCTGACAAACAGCTGACTTCTGTGTCTCAGGGCTTCGCTAGTGGCACCCAGCGCATTAACTTATCTCGTAACAAGCTGAAGACGCTGGGTCGTCGCCAGTTCTTTGGCATGACCCAGCTAGAGGATCTGGACATTAGTGACAATGTCATCGCCATGATTGATGTGGAGGCTTTCCAGGGCCTGCAGAACCTCAAGACCCTGTGCATTAGGGGCAACCGCCTCAAGATCATCTCTGTGGGGGTCTTCTCCGGACTGCCCAGCCTGCGCTTCCTGGACCTGAGTGAGAACGAGATCCTGGTCTTTCTGGACTACACCTTCCGTGAGTTGGTGAGCCTGCACCAGCTGGAGGCTGGGGAGAATGACCTGGTGTTCATCTCCCAGCGGGCCTTTACCGGCCTGCAGAACCTGCAGGAGCTCAATCTGGACCGCAGCAACCTGACCTCCATCCCCACCGAGGCACTGTCCCAGCTCCAGAGCCTGACTCGGCTGCGCATGTTCCGCCTCACCATTTCGGCACTGCCCAACAATGCCTTCCGCCGCCTGCATCGACTGCGGAGCCTCATCATCTCCCACTGGCCCTTGCTGGACACCCTGGCCAGCAACAGCCTGATTGGCCTCAACCTCACCTCGCTGGTCATCAGCAGCTGCAACCTCAGTGCTGTCCCATACCAGGTGCTGCGCCACCTGGTCTACCTTGGCTACCTGGACCTGTCCTACAACCCCATCACAGCCATCCAGGGTAACCTGCTGGGGGACCTGTTGCGGCTGCAGGAACTGCACCTAGCTGGGGGCAACCTGCTCCGCATCGAGCCAGGGGCCTTCAGGGGGCTGGCTTACTTCCGTCTGCTCAACGTGACATCCAACCAGCTCAGCACGCTGGAGGAGAGTGCCTTCCACTCGGTGGGGAATCTGCAGGTCCTGCGGCTAGATGGGAACCCCCTGGCCTGCGACTGCCGACTGCTCTGGGTGGTCCGCCGGCGACAGCGCCTAAACTTTGACGGCCGCCAACCCACCTGCTCCACCCCGGACATGGTGCGAGAGCGGGAATTCCGGGACTTCTCGGAGAAAGAGCTCCCGAGACTGTTCACCTGTCGGCAGGCCCGCATTGTAGACCGCAGGTCCCAGGAGGTCAGGGTGGAGGAGGGCACTACGGTGCTCTTCTCCTGCAAGGCGGACGGTGACCCAATGCCCTCCTTTACCTGGTTGTCAGCCCAGCGGATTCCGCTCTCCACTACAGGGCGCATCAGGGTGTTGTCCAATGGGACTCTAGAGGTACGCTATGCCCAGGTTCAGGACAGCGGCACATACCGGTGCACAGCGGGCAACGCAGCTGGCAACGACAGCCTGTACGTCAGCCTCTATGTGAAGGGTTTCCCACGTAACCGCACCATGCCCTTTTTCACCGACGAAGGCTGGATAGAGTCCTCACACGCCCCTACTGCCAACTCCTCTGCCCAGGTGGCCAACCAGTACCCGTTTGATGCCAAGACACTGATCATCGCCACCACTATGGGCTTCCTGTCCTTCTTCAGCTCAGTGGCTATCTGCTTCGTCTTCATGTTCTTCTGGAGCCAGAGCAAGGGGCAAATCAAACACACAGCCACCATCGACTATGTGCCCCGTACCTCAAtgggagtaggaggaggaggagggggtggaggtgaCGCTGGCAAGTTCACCATGAAGCTTATCTAA